The Neobacillus sp. PS3-34 genome has a window encoding:
- the rplM gene encoding 50S ribosomal protein L13, translated as MRTTFMANANNIERKWYVIDAEGKTLGRLASEVASILRGKNKPTFTPHVDTGDNVIILNASKIHLTGKKLTDKIYYRHSLHPGGLKQRTALEMRTNYAERMLELAIKGMLPKNSLGRQMFKKLHVYAGSEHPHQAQQPEVYELRG; from the coding sequence ATGCGTACAACGTTTATGGCAAATGCAAACAATATTGAGCGTAAATGGTACGTTATTGATGCTGAGGGCAAAACTCTTGGACGTCTTGCTTCTGAAGTAGCATCAATCTTACGTGGTAAAAACAAACCAACATTCACACCACATGTTGACACTGGTGACAATGTTATCATTCTTAATGCTTCTAAAATTCACCTTACTGGTAAAAAGCTGACTGACAAAATCTACTACAGACACAGCTTACACCCAGGCGGTTTGAAACAAAGAACTGCTCTTGAAATGCGTACTAACTATGCTGAAAGAATGCTGGAGCTTGCTATCAAAGGTATGCTTCCAAAGAATTCTCTTGGCCGTCAAATGTTCAAAAAGTTACACGTTTATGCTGGCAGCGAGCATCCGCACCAAGCACAACAACCGGAAGTATACGAACTTCGCGGATAA